A window of the Astyanax mexicanus isolate ESR-SI-001 chromosome 22, AstMex3_surface, whole genome shotgun sequence genome harbors these coding sequences:
- the gak gene encoding cyclin-G-associated kinase isoform X1 yields the protein MSLFQSALDFLAAAGAGGAGSAGAASRDQNDFVGQIVELGDTKLRIKRVIAEGGFAFVYEAQDLGSGKDFALKRLLSNEEEKNKAIIQEVCFMKKLSGHPNVVQFCSAASISKEESDTGQAEFLILTELCKGQLVDFVKKVELKGPMSCDTILKIFYQSCRAVQHMHKQKPPVIHRDLKIENLLISQQGTIKLCDFGSSTTVAHYPDYNWSAQKRSMVEDEITRNTTPAYRTPEMIDLYSNFPINEKQDIWALGCILYLLCFKQHPFEEGAKLQIVNGKYSIPQNDTRYTVFHQLIRSMLKINPEERLSITELVNQLQEIAAARNVNPKSPVTELLEQNGGFGNNTAQLPAQINNIHNAGVYSGDPDQGMGGGFLDILKGGTERFLTNIKDTSSKVIQSVASYAKGDLDLSYITSRIAVMSFPAEGVESAIKNNIEDVRLFLDSRHPGHYAVYNLSRRSYRPARFHNRVSECGWQVRRAPTLMNLYGICKNMHQWLKQDQRNVCIVHCLDGRAASAVVVCSFLCFCRLFSTAEAAVYMFSMKRCPPGIAPSHKRYIEYMCDMMAEEPIIPHSKPILIRSVVLTPVPLFNKQRNGCRPFCEVYVGEERVATTSQEYDRMRDFKVEDVRAEIPLNVTVQGDVLIVIYHARSTLGGRLQAKMASMKMFQIQFHTGFVPRNATTVKFAKYDLDACDIQEKYPDLFQVNLDVEVEPRDRPSNKTPPWENFSTKGLNPKILFSSRDEQQEILAKFGKPELPRQPGSTAFYDSEAPEPEHYPEQPPNPEPETPSPPSTDSNANNFFQTLDWDDGRGQYNRSDSLSGPMDDQDDLSGGSEEESVSYSAPMDGSLSRDPSEPLFEADFTTSPPEPQPDTEDLLGLNSDASGSTAAPQPPPGPPEPGLRSCASNSDLLNDLFNPNTDQSAETEDLFFTTTTTTPSQPPTTQNPPTTTKVNDIFDPFGVGSGVSSGSDPFGDLLGSDSNSSSFKAPPPPASNSSLFNLHKLAGEMPKMTSSASQPDLLGGWDSWATGAAGTTASMSATANKPAFTASGAPSSFSKAKSQSFDPFADLGNLGSTLPGSSSSSGFSGSGFKAAPPAGGAKGSSQAWQQPPPPRSSSSKQWMPPGSVPKPATAATSSSQPAKPNYNLNFSVIGGREERGIRGPGFGPKPKVKEDDFGDLLSTQGFSSRPDKKGPRTIAEMRKQELSKDMDPLKLQILDWIEGKERNIRALISTLHTVLWEGETRWRPVNMADLVTPDQVKKFYRKAVLVVHPDKATGQPYEQHAKMIFMELNDAWSEFENQGAKALF from the exons GGGGCTTCGCGTTCGTGTATGAAGCTCAGGATCTCGGCAGCGGGAAAGACTTCGCTCTGAAG AGACTTCTGTCTaatgaggaggagaagaacaaGGCCATCATCCAGGAAGTCTGCTTTATG AAAAAGCTGTCTGGTCATCCTAATGTGGTCCAGTTCTGCTCAGCTGCTTCCATCAGCAAAGAGGAGTCCGACACCGGCCAGGCCGAGTTCCTCATCCTCACAGAGCTGTgtaaag GTCAGCTGGTGGACTTTGTGAAGAAGGTGGAGCTGAAGGGGCCGATGTCATGTGACACCATACTGAAGATATTCTACCAGTCGTGTCGCGCTGTGCAGCACATGCACAAACAGAAACCACCGGTCATACACCGAGACCTGAAG atcGAGAATCTGCTGATCAGCCAGCAGGGGACGATAAAGCTGTGTGATTTCGGGAGCTCCACCACCGTGGCTCATTATCCGGACTACAACTGGTCCGCTCAGAAGAGATCCATGGTGGAGGACGAG atcACCAGAAACACGACGCCAGCCTACAGGACTCCGGAGATGATTGACCTCTATTCCAACTTCCCAATCAACGAGAAACAGGACATATGG GCTCTGGGCTGTATCCTGTACCTGCTGTGTTTTAAGCAGCACCCGTTTGAGGAGGGGGCGAAGCTGCAGATTGTTAACGGCAAATACAGCATCCCTCAGAACGACACGCGCTACACCGTCTTCCACCAGCTCATCC GGTCCATGTTGAAGATAAACCCGGAGGAACGTCTGTCCATCACAGAGTTGGTGAATCAGCTGCAGGAAATCGCTGCCGCCAGAAACGTCAACCCCAAATCCCCGGTCACTGAG CTGCTGGAGCAGAACGGCGGCTTCGGCAACAACACGGCCCAGCTGCCCGCGCAGATCAACAACATACACAATGCAG gtgTGTACAGTGGTGACCCAGACCAGGGAATGGGTGGAGGATTCTTGGACATCCTTAAAGGCGGGACTGAACGCTTTCTCACAAACATTAAAGACACGTCCTCTAAAGTCATCCAGTCTGTAGCcag CTACGCTAAAGGAGATCTGGACCTGTCCTACATCACCTCCAGAATAGCAG tcATGTCATTCCCAGCTGAGGGGGTGGAGTCAGCTATAAAGAACAACATTGAGGACGTGCGTTTGTTTCTGGACTCTCGGCATCCGGGTCACTATGCTGTTTATAACCTGTCCAGACGCTCCTACAGACCGGCCCGCTTCCACAACCGG GTATCAGAGTGTGGCTGGCAGGTGAGGAGAGCTCCCACTCTGATGAATCTGTACGGGATCTGTAAGAACATGCACCAGTGGCTCAAACAGGACCAGAGGAACGTCTGCATCGTGCACTGCCTT GACGGGCGTGCAGCGTCGGCTGTAGTGGTGTGTTCGTTTCTGTGTTTCTGTCGGCTTTTCTCCACGGCTGAAGCTGCGGTCTACATGTTCAGTATGAAACGCTGCCCCCCGGGCATCGCACCATCACACaagag GTATATTGAGTATATGTGTGATATGATGGCGGAGGAGCCGATAATTCCCCACAGTAAGCCGATATTGATCCGCTCCGTCGTGCTGACTCCGGTTCCGCTCTTTAATAAGCAGAGGAACGGGTGCCGGCCGTTCTGCGAGGTTTACGTCGGAGAGGAACGCGTAGCTACGACGTCCCAGGAGTACGACCGGATGAG ggactTTAAGGTCGAGGATGTTAGAGCTGAGATTCCTCTGAACGTTACGGTTCAGGGGGACGTCCTGATCGTCATCTACCACGCCCGCTCCACCCTCGGGGGACGCCTACAGGCTAAG ATGGCCTCCATGAAGATGTTCCAGATCCAGTTCCACACCGGCTTCGTTCCCCGAAACGCCACCACCGTCAAATTCGCCAA GTATGATCTGGACGCGTGTGACATCCAGGAGAAATATCCTGACCTGTTCCAGGTGAATCTGGACGTGGAGGTGGAGCCTCGTGATCGCCCCAGCAACAAGACTCCGCCCTGGGAGAACTTCTCCACTAAAGGCCTTAATCCCAAGATCCTCTTCTCCAGCCGAGACGAGCAGCAGGAGATCCTGGCCAAGTTCG GTAAACCAGAGCTTCCTCGGCAGCCGGGTTCTACAGCCTTCTACGATTCTGAGGCTCCCGAACCGGAACACTATCCCGAACAGCCCCCGAACCCGGAGCCAGAGACCCCGTCCCCACCCAGCACCGACTCCAACGCCAACAACTTCTTCCAGACGCTGGACTGGGACG ACGGCAGGGGGCAGTACAATCGCTCGGACAGCCTGTCTGGACCAATGGATGATCAGGATGACCTGAGTGGCGGTTCAGAGGAGGAGTCAGTGTCGTACTCCGCCCCCATGGACGGGTCTCTGTCGCGGGATCCCAGCGAGCCTCTGTTTGAGGCAGATTTCACCACCTCTCCTCCTGAACCCCAACCGGATACTGAAGACCTGCTGGGGCTGAACTCTGACGCGAGCGGCTCCACCGCGGCCCCCCAGCCGCCGCCGGGCCCCCCAGAACCGGGACTGAGATCCTGCGCCAGTAACAGCGACCTGCTGAACGACCTGTTCAACCCCAACACTGACCAATCAGCCGAGACCGAGGACCTgttcttcaccaccaccaccaccacgccCAGCCAGCCTCCAACCACCCAGAACCCCCCTACAACCACCAAGG ttaATGATATATTTGACCCGTTCGGCGTGGGCTCCGGGGTTTCGTCAGGGTCTGATCCGTTTGGTGATCTGCTCGGTTCCGACAGTAACAGCAGCAGTTTTAAAGCCCCGCCTCCTCCAGCATCCAACTCCAGCCTCTTCAACCTTC ATAAGCTAGCGGGAGAAATGCCTAAGATGACCTCGTCGGCCAGTCAGCCTGATCTGCTGGGTGGTTGGGACAGCTGGGCGACCGGAGCCGCCGGCACCACAGCTAGCATGTCTGCTACTGCTAACAAACCAGCCTTTACtg CTTCTGGAGCTCCGTCGAGCTTCTCGAAGGCTAAATCCCAGAGCTTTGACCCGTTCGCTGATCTCGGGAACCTGGGCTCCACTCTGCCAG GATCCTCCTCCAGCAGTGGTTTCTCTGGTTCAGGGTTTAAGGCGGCGCCCCCTGCTGGAGGTGCTAAAGGCTCGTCTCAGGCGTGGCAGCAGCCGCCGCCGCCGCGCTCCTCCTCCAGTAAACAGTGGATGCCTCCAGGCTCCGTCCCCAAACCAGCCACTGCCGCCACCAGCAGCAGCCAACCAGCAAAGCCCAACTACAACCTGAACTTCAGCGTGATTGGAGGACGGGAGGAGAGGGGCATCCGGGGGCCGGGCTTCG GTCCGAAGCCGAAGGTGAAGGAGGATGATTTCGGGGATCTTCTCTCCACACAGGGCTTCTCCTCCAGACCTGATAAGAAGGGACCTCGCACCATCGCTGAGATGCGCAAACAGGAGCTCTCTAAAGACATGGACCCACTGAAGCTAcag ATCCTGGACTGGATCGAGGGGAAGGAGCGGAATATCCGGGCGCTGATCTCCACCCTGCACACGGTGCTGTGGGAAGGGGAGACCCGCTGGAGACCCGTCAACATGGCCGACCTCGTCACACCTGACCAGGTGAAGAAGTTCTACAGGAAAGCCGTGCTGGTCGTCCATCCGGACAAG GCAACAGGTCAGCCGTACGAGCAGCACGCCAAGATGATCTTCATGGAGCTGAACGACGCCTGGTCTGAGTTCGAGAACCAGGGAGCTAAAGCTCTGTTctga
- the gak gene encoding cyclin-G-associated kinase isoform X2, giving the protein MSLFQSALDFLAAAGAGGAGSAGAASRDQNDFVGQIVELGDTKLRIKRVIAEGGFAFVYEAQDLGSGKDFALKRLLSNEEEKNKAIIQEVCFMKKLSGHPNVVQFCSAASISKEESDTGQAEFLILTELCKGQLVDFVKKVELKGPMSCDTILKIFYQSCRAVQHMHKQKPPVIHRDLKIENLLISQQGTIKLCDFGSSTTVAHYPDYNWSAQKRSMVEDEITRNTTPAYRTPEMIDLYSNFPINEKQDIWALGCILYLLCFKQHPFEEGAKLQIVNGKYSIPQNDTRYTVFHQLIRSMLKINPEERLSITELVNQLQEIAAARNVNPKSPVTELLEQNGGFGNNTAQLPAQINNIHNAGVYSGDPDQGMGGGFLDILKGGTERFLTNIKDTSSKVIQSVASYAKGDLDLSYITSRIAVMSFPAEGVESAIKNNIEDVRLFLDSRHPGHYAVYNLSRRSYRPARFHNRVSECGWQVRRAPTLMNLYGICKNMHQWLKQDQRNVCIVHCLDGRAASAVVVCSFLCFCRLFSTAEAAVYMFSMKRCPPGIAPSHKRYIEYMCDMMAEEPIIPHSKPILIRSVVLTPVPLFNKQRNGCRPFCEVYVGEERVATTSQEYDRMRDFKVEDVRAEIPLNVTVQGDVLIVIYHARSTLGGRLQAKMASMKMFQIQFHTGFVPRNATTVKFAKYDLDACDIQEKYPDLFQVNLDVEVEPRDRPSNKTPPWENFSTKGLNPKILFSSRDEQQEILAKFGKPELPRQPGSTAFYDSEAPEPEHYPEQPPNPEPETPSPPSTDSNANNFFQTLDWDDGRGQYNRSDSLSGPMDDQDDLSGGSEEESVSYSAPMDGSLSRDPSEPLFEADFTTSPPEPQPDTEDLLGLNSDASGSTAAPQPPPGPPEPGLRSCASNSDLLNDLFNPNTDQSAETEDLFFTTTTTTPSQPPTTQNPPTTTKVNDIFDPFGVGSGVSSGSDPFGDLLGSDSNSSSFKAPPPPASNSSLFNLPSGAPSSFSKAKSQSFDPFADLGNLGSTLPGSSSSSGFSGSGFKAAPPAGGAKGSSQAWQQPPPPRSSSSKQWMPPGSVPKPATAATSSSQPAKPNYNLNFSVIGGREERGIRGPGFGPKPKVKEDDFGDLLSTQGFSSRPDKKGPRTIAEMRKQELSKDMDPLKLQILDWIEGKERNIRALISTLHTVLWEGETRWRPVNMADLVTPDQVKKFYRKAVLVVHPDKATGQPYEQHAKMIFMELNDAWSEFENQGAKALF; this is encoded by the exons GGGGCTTCGCGTTCGTGTATGAAGCTCAGGATCTCGGCAGCGGGAAAGACTTCGCTCTGAAG AGACTTCTGTCTaatgaggaggagaagaacaaGGCCATCATCCAGGAAGTCTGCTTTATG AAAAAGCTGTCTGGTCATCCTAATGTGGTCCAGTTCTGCTCAGCTGCTTCCATCAGCAAAGAGGAGTCCGACACCGGCCAGGCCGAGTTCCTCATCCTCACAGAGCTGTgtaaag GTCAGCTGGTGGACTTTGTGAAGAAGGTGGAGCTGAAGGGGCCGATGTCATGTGACACCATACTGAAGATATTCTACCAGTCGTGTCGCGCTGTGCAGCACATGCACAAACAGAAACCACCGGTCATACACCGAGACCTGAAG atcGAGAATCTGCTGATCAGCCAGCAGGGGACGATAAAGCTGTGTGATTTCGGGAGCTCCACCACCGTGGCTCATTATCCGGACTACAACTGGTCCGCTCAGAAGAGATCCATGGTGGAGGACGAG atcACCAGAAACACGACGCCAGCCTACAGGACTCCGGAGATGATTGACCTCTATTCCAACTTCCCAATCAACGAGAAACAGGACATATGG GCTCTGGGCTGTATCCTGTACCTGCTGTGTTTTAAGCAGCACCCGTTTGAGGAGGGGGCGAAGCTGCAGATTGTTAACGGCAAATACAGCATCCCTCAGAACGACACGCGCTACACCGTCTTCCACCAGCTCATCC GGTCCATGTTGAAGATAAACCCGGAGGAACGTCTGTCCATCACAGAGTTGGTGAATCAGCTGCAGGAAATCGCTGCCGCCAGAAACGTCAACCCCAAATCCCCGGTCACTGAG CTGCTGGAGCAGAACGGCGGCTTCGGCAACAACACGGCCCAGCTGCCCGCGCAGATCAACAACATACACAATGCAG gtgTGTACAGTGGTGACCCAGACCAGGGAATGGGTGGAGGATTCTTGGACATCCTTAAAGGCGGGACTGAACGCTTTCTCACAAACATTAAAGACACGTCCTCTAAAGTCATCCAGTCTGTAGCcag CTACGCTAAAGGAGATCTGGACCTGTCCTACATCACCTCCAGAATAGCAG tcATGTCATTCCCAGCTGAGGGGGTGGAGTCAGCTATAAAGAACAACATTGAGGACGTGCGTTTGTTTCTGGACTCTCGGCATCCGGGTCACTATGCTGTTTATAACCTGTCCAGACGCTCCTACAGACCGGCCCGCTTCCACAACCGG GTATCAGAGTGTGGCTGGCAGGTGAGGAGAGCTCCCACTCTGATGAATCTGTACGGGATCTGTAAGAACATGCACCAGTGGCTCAAACAGGACCAGAGGAACGTCTGCATCGTGCACTGCCTT GACGGGCGTGCAGCGTCGGCTGTAGTGGTGTGTTCGTTTCTGTGTTTCTGTCGGCTTTTCTCCACGGCTGAAGCTGCGGTCTACATGTTCAGTATGAAACGCTGCCCCCCGGGCATCGCACCATCACACaagag GTATATTGAGTATATGTGTGATATGATGGCGGAGGAGCCGATAATTCCCCACAGTAAGCCGATATTGATCCGCTCCGTCGTGCTGACTCCGGTTCCGCTCTTTAATAAGCAGAGGAACGGGTGCCGGCCGTTCTGCGAGGTTTACGTCGGAGAGGAACGCGTAGCTACGACGTCCCAGGAGTACGACCGGATGAG ggactTTAAGGTCGAGGATGTTAGAGCTGAGATTCCTCTGAACGTTACGGTTCAGGGGGACGTCCTGATCGTCATCTACCACGCCCGCTCCACCCTCGGGGGACGCCTACAGGCTAAG ATGGCCTCCATGAAGATGTTCCAGATCCAGTTCCACACCGGCTTCGTTCCCCGAAACGCCACCACCGTCAAATTCGCCAA GTATGATCTGGACGCGTGTGACATCCAGGAGAAATATCCTGACCTGTTCCAGGTGAATCTGGACGTGGAGGTGGAGCCTCGTGATCGCCCCAGCAACAAGACTCCGCCCTGGGAGAACTTCTCCACTAAAGGCCTTAATCCCAAGATCCTCTTCTCCAGCCGAGACGAGCAGCAGGAGATCCTGGCCAAGTTCG GTAAACCAGAGCTTCCTCGGCAGCCGGGTTCTACAGCCTTCTACGATTCTGAGGCTCCCGAACCGGAACACTATCCCGAACAGCCCCCGAACCCGGAGCCAGAGACCCCGTCCCCACCCAGCACCGACTCCAACGCCAACAACTTCTTCCAGACGCTGGACTGGGACG ACGGCAGGGGGCAGTACAATCGCTCGGACAGCCTGTCTGGACCAATGGATGATCAGGATGACCTGAGTGGCGGTTCAGAGGAGGAGTCAGTGTCGTACTCCGCCCCCATGGACGGGTCTCTGTCGCGGGATCCCAGCGAGCCTCTGTTTGAGGCAGATTTCACCACCTCTCCTCCTGAACCCCAACCGGATACTGAAGACCTGCTGGGGCTGAACTCTGACGCGAGCGGCTCCACCGCGGCCCCCCAGCCGCCGCCGGGCCCCCCAGAACCGGGACTGAGATCCTGCGCCAGTAACAGCGACCTGCTGAACGACCTGTTCAACCCCAACACTGACCAATCAGCCGAGACCGAGGACCTgttcttcaccaccaccaccaccacgccCAGCCAGCCTCCAACCACCCAGAACCCCCCTACAACCACCAAGG ttaATGATATATTTGACCCGTTCGGCGTGGGCTCCGGGGTTTCGTCAGGGTCTGATCCGTTTGGTGATCTGCTCGGTTCCGACAGTAACAGCAGCAGTTTTAAAGCCCCGCCTCCTCCAGCATCCAACTCCAGCCTCTTCAACCTTC CTTCTGGAGCTCCGTCGAGCTTCTCGAAGGCTAAATCCCAGAGCTTTGACCCGTTCGCTGATCTCGGGAACCTGGGCTCCACTCTGCCAG GATCCTCCTCCAGCAGTGGTTTCTCTGGTTCAGGGTTTAAGGCGGCGCCCCCTGCTGGAGGTGCTAAAGGCTCGTCTCAGGCGTGGCAGCAGCCGCCGCCGCCGCGCTCCTCCTCCAGTAAACAGTGGATGCCTCCAGGCTCCGTCCCCAAACCAGCCACTGCCGCCACCAGCAGCAGCCAACCAGCAAAGCCCAACTACAACCTGAACTTCAGCGTGATTGGAGGACGGGAGGAGAGGGGCATCCGGGGGCCGGGCTTCG GTCCGAAGCCGAAGGTGAAGGAGGATGATTTCGGGGATCTTCTCTCCACACAGGGCTTCTCCTCCAGACCTGATAAGAAGGGACCTCGCACCATCGCTGAGATGCGCAAACAGGAGCTCTCTAAAGACATGGACCCACTGAAGCTAcag ATCCTGGACTGGATCGAGGGGAAGGAGCGGAATATCCGGGCGCTGATCTCCACCCTGCACACGGTGCTGTGGGAAGGGGAGACCCGCTGGAGACCCGTCAACATGGCCGACCTCGTCACACCTGACCAGGTGAAGAAGTTCTACAGGAAAGCCGTGCTGGTCGTCCATCCGGACAAG GCAACAGGTCAGCCGTACGAGCAGCACGCCAAGATGATCTTCATGGAGCTGAACGACGCCTGGTCTGAGTTCGAGAACCAGGGAGCTAAAGCTCTGTTctga